From Oligoflexia bacterium, the proteins below share one genomic window:
- a CDS encoding glycine C-acetyltransferase has protein sequence MTFNEKISNYIHQLKEKGEYKRIQTLLSAQDAQVEMKGYDKVMVFSSNNYLGLANESSVKDAMKKSIDVYGAGTASVRFICGTLGIHQQLEQATADLVGTEAATTYASCWNANEAVFQTLFGEGDILISDALNHASIIDGMRLAKKVDKKVYQHSDMNHLENILKESSAYENRVIITDGVFSMEGDIAKLPEIIALAKKYNAIIVIDDSHSTGVLGATGRGTAEHFDLMGQVDIITGTYGKALGGAAGGFIAGKKDVVDYCVQQSRPQLFSNALPPAVAASALQAIQILVREPERVEKLRNNAKYFRRRIKDKGLNPLEGDTPIVPIIVGETSLAIKMSERLLEEGLFVTGFGFPVVPKGEARLRIQISSAHNKELMDQAIEKIANVYAQLN, from the coding sequence ATGACATTTAATGAAAAAATTTCTAATTACATTCATCAACTTAAGGAAAAAGGTGAGTATAAACGCATACAAACTTTATTATCTGCTCAGGATGCACAAGTTGAAATGAAAGGCTATGATAAAGTTATGGTATTTTCTTCAAATAACTATTTAGGTTTGGCTAATGAAAGCTCAGTCAAAGATGCCATGAAGAAAAGTATTGATGTTTATGGCGCAGGCACAGCATCAGTAAGGTTTATATGCGGGACTTTAGGAATTCATCAGCAATTAGAACAAGCTACAGCGGACTTGGTTGGAACAGAAGCTGCAACTACATATGCTTCTTGTTGGAATGCAAACGAGGCTGTATTTCAAACATTATTTGGTGAAGGAGATATTCTAATTTCAGATGCTTTGAATCATGCTTCTATTATTGATGGTATGCGTTTGGCAAAAAAAGTTGATAAGAAAGTTTATCAACACAGTGATATGAATCATTTGGAAAATATTTTAAAAGAGTCTTCTGCTTATGAGAATAGGGTTATTATTACAGATGGTGTGTTTTCTATGGAAGGAGATATTGCTAAGTTACCTGAAATCATTGCTTTGGCAAAAAAATACAATGCTATTATTGTTATAGATGACTCGCATTCAACCGGTGTTTTAGGTGCAACAGGAAGAGGTACGGCGGAACATTTTGATTTAATGGGGCAAGTTGATATTATCACAGGCACGTATGGTAAAGCTTTAGGTGGCGCCGCAGGGGGTTTTATAGCTGGTAAAAAAGATGTTGTAGACTACTGTGTTCAGCAATCCCGACCGCAACTATTTTCAAACGCTTTACCTCCTGCTGTAGCCGCAAGTGCATTGCAAGCAATTCAAATTCTTGTTAGAGAACCAGAAAGAGTAGAAAAACTTAGGAATAATGCTAAATATTTTAGACGTCGTATCAAAGATAAAGGCTTAAATCCTTTGGAAGGGGATACACCCATTGTGCCTATTATTGTTGGCGAAACCTCATTAGCCATAAAAATGAGTGAGCGTTTACTAGAAGAAGGTTTATTTGTTACAGGCTTTGGATTTCCTGTTGTTCCCAAAGGTGAGGCACGTTTAAGAATACAAATTTCTTCAGCACATAATAAAGAATTGATGGATCAAGCCATTGAAAAAATAGCAAATGTTTATGCGCAACTTAACTAA
- a CDS encoding Rne/Rng family ribonuclease, whose product MIKSKLLVNSTPQEVRVGVVENNKLAEVYIERTNQQGVVGNIYKGKVTRVLPGMQAAFVDIGLERAAFLYVSDILNELGDAFDAREIQEARRKNKNDKKIEHVLTQGQDVMVQVAKDPISTKGARLTSHVSLPGRNLVYMPTVNHVGVSRKIDHEKERKRLRAVIEETQTLEGGFIIRTAASGQSDESIASDVEYLEKQWKNILRKNKLAKSPALIHEDLDLVERLVRDFFTQDVEEIIVDNKTDYKKILDFMGPSLKGRGQDVVHLYKDSKPLFEHYNLEEPLNKALGKKVWLKSGGYLIIEQTEALTSVDVNTGRFVGSKSLEETVLQTNLEAVDEIVSQLRLRNLGGLIILDIIDMDRRSNREKVYKKLEENLADDKAKTNVLQISELGLVEMTRKRTRESLVRSLCEPCSNCNGNGYHKSSVTIAYDLLRKLEHIIIERNSYENVELCVHPSVGNILKHEQYPFIQYIENKTGRKIVIKEQANVHIETYTINFTGHGIMSSKKEKALPEDASTAKSTENTIIVNEKQDTNATTTALEPKKEKASKKPKLAQKPSPQANKIDRKEKSVSDSTDEKQSEKMANTFSNDNKEPSSSHENQESNEKKPKAKLVTRSDLS is encoded by the coding sequence ATGATTAAATCAAAACTATTGGTTAACTCTACACCACAAGAAGTTCGTGTAGGTGTGGTAGAAAACAATAAACTGGCAGAAGTTTACATTGAGCGAACCAACCAACAAGGTGTTGTTGGTAATATCTACAAAGGAAAAGTAACTCGTGTGCTCCCAGGTATGCAGGCAGCTTTCGTAGATATAGGCTTGGAACGTGCTGCTTTCTTGTATGTTAGTGATATCTTAAATGAATTGGGTGATGCTTTTGATGCCAGAGAAATTCAAGAAGCACGTCGTAAAAATAAAAACGATAAAAAAATAGAGCATGTCTTAACACAAGGTCAAGATGTGATGGTGCAAGTAGCCAAAGATCCTATCAGTACAAAAGGTGCTCGTTTAACATCTCATGTATCATTACCAGGTAGAAATCTGGTTTACATGCCAACTGTCAATCATGTTGGTGTTTCTCGCAAAATTGACCATGAAAAAGAACGCAAGCGTTTGCGCGCTGTCATCGAAGAAACTCAAACACTTGAAGGTGGGTTTATTATTAGAACTGCCGCATCTGGACAAAGTGATGAAAGCATCGCTAGTGATGTAGAATATCTTGAAAAACAATGGAAAAATATCTTAAGAAAAAATAAATTAGCAAAATCCCCTGCCTTGATTCATGAAGACCTTGACTTGGTAGAACGATTGGTCAGAGACTTTTTTACTCAAGATGTAGAAGAAATTATTGTTGATAACAAAACAGACTATAAAAAAATTCTAGATTTTATGGGTCCAAGTCTTAAAGGTCGTGGCCAAGATGTAGTTCATTTGTATAAAGATTCAAAACCATTGTTTGAACATTATAATTTGGAAGAACCGTTAAACAAAGCCTTAGGTAAAAAAGTGTGGTTGAAATCTGGTGGATATTTAATCATTGAACAAACCGAGGCTTTAACCTCTGTTGATGTCAATACAGGTAGGTTCGTTGGCTCAAAAAGCTTGGAAGAAACAGTTTTACAAACAAATCTAGAAGCAGTTGATGAAATTGTATCTCAGTTGCGTTTACGTAACTTAGGCGGTTTAATTATTCTTGATATTATTGATATGGATCGCCGTTCCAATCGAGAAAAAGTCTATAAAAAGCTGGAAGAAAATTTAGCGGATGACAAAGCTAAAACCAATGTTTTACAGATTTCTGAGCTTGGTTTGGTTGAAATGACACGTAAACGAACAAGAGAAAGTTTAGTAAGAAGTTTGTGTGAACCTTGTAGCAATTGTAATGGTAACGGTTACCACAAATCCTCTGTAACAATTGCTTATGACCTTTTAAGAAAACTTGAGCATATTATAATTGAACGTAACAGTTATGAAAATGTTGAATTATGTGTTCACCCTAGTGTTGGTAATATTTTGAAACATGAGCAATATCCGTTTATTCAATATATAGAAAATAAAACAGGTAGAAAAATTGTTATCAAAGAACAGGCCAATGTCCACATCGAAACTTACACTATTAATTTTACTGGCCATGGCATAATGTCATCGAAAAAAGAAAAAGCATTGCCTGAAGATGCTTCTACTGCAAAAAGTACAGAGAACACAATAATTGTAAATGAAAAACAAGACACCAATGCTACAACAACTGCATTAGAACCAAAAAAAGAAAAAGCTTCTAAAAAACCAAAACTAGCTCAAAAACCTTCACCTCAAGCAAACAAAATTGATCGTAAAGAAAAGTCTGTCAGTGATTCAACAGATGAAAAGCAGAGTGAGAAGATGGCAAATACTTTTTCAAATGACAATAAAGAACCCTCCTCCAGCCATGAAAATCAAGAGAGTAACGAGAAAAAACCAAAAGCTAAATTGGTTACACGCAGTGACCTAAGCTAA
- the rsmI gene encoding 16S rRNA (cytidine(1402)-2'-O)-methyltransferase, translated as MIEKPLNTAGTLFIVPTPIGNLDDLSPRSVKTLENVDLVASEDTRKTGILLSKLSLKKPLIRADEFKIMQASKTIIEHLNLGEDVAFVTDAGTPCISDPGNRLVAICRDQGYSVIPLPGPSAVSTALSVCGLKGESFLFLGFLAKKGKLRSKALEYFVNFPDPIVFFESAKRVEKTLYVLADLCPEKQIFMAREMSKTYEEYQLGSAASLLKTIKTRPGNLKGELTLILGSPAL; from the coding sequence ATGATTGAAAAACCTTTAAACACTGCGGGAACACTTTTTATTGTTCCCACACCTATTGGTAATCTAGATGATCTTAGCCCAAGAAGCGTTAAAACACTGGAAAACGTTGACTTGGTTGCCAGTGAAGATACTCGAAAAACGGGAATTTTACTCAGTAAATTGTCACTCAAAAAGCCCCTAATAAGAGCAGATGAGTTTAAAATCATGCAGGCTTCTAAAACAATTATTGAACATTTAAACCTTGGCGAGGATGTTGCCTTTGTTACTGATGCTGGAACTCCTTGCATCAGCGATCCTGGTAACCGTTTGGTTGCAATTTGTAGAGACCAAGGTTATTCAGTTATCCCCTTGCCTGGACCAAGTGCCGTAAGCACAGCTTTATCGGTTTGTGGCCTCAAAGGAGAAAGTTTTTTATTTTTAGGTTTTTTGGCTAAAAAAGGGAAACTTCGTAGTAAAGCCCTAGAATACTTCGTTAACTTTCCCGACCCTATCGTTTTTTTTGAAAGTGCTAAAAGAGTTGAAAAAACTCTCTATGTATTAGCGGATTTATGCCCTGAAAAACAAATTTTCATGGCCAGAGAAATGAGTAAAACCTATGAAGAATACCAATTGGGATCTGCTGCAAGCTTGCTAAAAACAATAAAAACACGTCCAGGTAACCTCAAAGGTGAACTCACCTTAATTCTTGGCAGCCCTGCATTATAA
- the hflX gene encoding GTPase HflX produces the protein MKTLPILGHSEHLKSHYKKELQKILRYKFKRQDLIAKPTLNALSNIALSLNIHIAAIQSRSGEIIAVSIGNAKDVNFPDLQRFRQGLVRLSGMRMFIVSPFSNLLSQQNINNLLIKRLDYVCKIQVSSHKKNPDYSFCNLSYLHPNPKYTQATLSLEPFDINDHFDAYQFSIDLEKEIISNTAAAEDLRPDNQAIICAIKTSKNLFFEQDYAELLELCKTAGLNVVDQALQRKDTPDVKTFFGQGKLLSIAEDALFKEVDYLVFLQDLSPTQLSNIGKLTDLKVIDRTQLILDIFAKRAQSHDGKLQVELAQLKYMLPRLRERETHLSRLTGGIGGRGPGETKLEVHTRKARDKINNLEKKLKQLEKKRFEKRKSRIRNQVPIVSILGYTNAGKSTLLNTLTQAKAMAENKLFATLDPFSKRLRFPQEREVILTDTVGFIRNLPKDLMQAFKATLEEIQDAQLLLHVIDVSNPAFHDHIEIVDQILTELDCQNIKKILVFNKIDLLEAEHAQEICQQYNAIGISALNKESCRPLIDAISSFFSIDVQTYQ, from the coding sequence ATGAAAACACTTCCTATTCTTGGCCACTCAGAGCATCTCAAAAGTCATTATAAAAAAGAGTTACAAAAAATTCTACGTTATAAATTTAAACGCCAGGATTTAATTGCAAAACCAACTTTGAATGCACTATCAAATATTGCCCTAAGCCTAAATATACATATTGCTGCTATACAAAGTCGATCTGGTGAAATCATCGCCGTTAGCATTGGCAATGCTAAGGATGTTAATTTTCCTGATTTACAAAGATTTCGTCAAGGTCTTGTCAGGCTAAGTGGCATGCGCATGTTTATTGTATCTCCATTTTCTAATCTATTGAGCCAGCAAAACATTAACAACCTCTTGATCAAACGTTTAGATTATGTTTGTAAAATACAAGTTTCTTCCCATAAAAAAAACCCAGATTATAGCTTTTGCAATTTATCTTATTTACACCCTAACCCAAAGTATACGCAAGCAACATTAAGTCTTGAACCATTTGATATCAATGATCATTTTGATGCCTATCAATTTTCAATTGATTTAGAAAAAGAAATTATATCAAACACTGCTGCAGCAGAAGATTTAAGGCCTGATAATCAAGCTATTATTTGTGCCATAAAAACCTCTAAAAATTTATTTTTTGAACAAGATTACGCTGAACTACTAGAACTGTGCAAAACAGCTGGCTTAAATGTGGTTGATCAAGCTCTTCAAAGAAAAGACACGCCAGACGTTAAAACCTTTTTTGGACAAGGTAAGCTGTTAAGTATTGCAGAAGATGCTTTATTTAAAGAGGTTGATTATCTTGTTTTTTTGCAAGACCTTAGTCCAACACAGCTAAGTAATATTGGTAAACTCACAGACTTAAAAGTTATTGATAGGACTCAACTCATTTTAGATATTTTTGCTAAACGTGCTCAAAGTCATGATGGTAAACTTCAAGTAGAACTTGCACAACTTAAGTATATGCTTCCACGTCTTAGAGAGCGAGAGACTCATTTATCAAGATTAACGGGTGGTATTGGTGGTAGAGGTCCTGGAGAAACCAAACTTGAAGTTCATACTCGAAAAGCACGAGATAAAATCAATAATTTAGAAAAAAAGCTCAAGCAACTTGAAAAAAAACGTTTTGAAAAACGAAAATCAAGAATCAGAAATCAAGTGCCTATTGTATCTATTTTAGGTTATACCAATGCTGGTAAGTCTACTCTTTTAAATACTTTAACCCAAGCTAAGGCTATGGCAGAAAATAAATTATTTGCCACCTTAGATCCCTTTTCAAAGCGCTTGCGTTTCCCACAAGAAAGAGAAGTTATTTTAACGGATACGGTAGGTTTCATCAGAAACTTACCAAAAGATTTGATGCAAGCGTTTAAAGCCACTCTAGAAGAAATTCAAGATGCGCAGTTATTATTGCATGTTATTGATGTATCTAATCCGGCATTTCATGATCATATAGAAATTGTAGATCAAATTTTAACTGAACTTGACTGTCAAAATATAAAAAAAATCTTGGTCTTTAATAAAATTGATCTACTAGAAGCCGAGCATGCTCAAGAAATCTGTCAACAATACAATGCTATTGGCATCAGTGCATTAAACAAAGAAAGTTGCAGACCACTTATTGATGCTATTTCTAGTTTTTTTTCTATTGATGTTCAAACATACCAATAA
- a CDS encoding type II CAAX endopeptidase family protein, giving the protein MPLNSILVALLIYAGLFNAWVLPAQNIGRNSFSTVLLSPQIYLFLASFFIIRFAQPLKLNIKAYFTHSIIKNILYGLAYASIIPFFSMFLLGAYSFLDYQKTGQWFIPWHGQSICPYTQMDYAFLFLLAPLSEEIFFRGLLFPALKQKYNLHIAVLFSALLFMSTHGTYHLGSLVLGVAMAYATHFHKSLWPAIIYHSVANAYIPIMCWFFPNALSFFDKFTVFFFSQ; this is encoded by the coding sequence ATGCCCCTCAATTCTATTTTAGTTGCCTTGCTTATTTATGCCGGGCTTTTTAATGCTTGGGTGTTGCCAGCGCAAAATATTGGACGAAACTCTTTTTCTACAGTTTTATTATCACCGCAAATTTATTTATTTTTAGCTTCATTTTTTATTATACGGTTTGCTCAACCTTTAAAACTTAATATCAAAGCTTACTTTACCCACTCAATTATTAAAAATATACTCTACGGCTTAGCGTATGCATCAATCATCCCGTTTTTTAGCATGTTTTTGCTTGGAGCTTATAGTTTTCTTGACTACCAAAAAACTGGTCAATGGTTTATTCCCTGGCATGGCCAAAGCATTTGCCCCTATACTCAAATGGACTATGCTTTTTTATTTTTATTAGCACCTCTGAGTGAAGAAATTTTTTTTAGAGGTTTATTATTCCCTGCCCTAAAACAAAAATACAACTTGCATATTGCAGTATTATTTAGCGCCTTGTTATTTATGAGTACCCACGGCACCTATCATTTAGGTTCACTGGTGCTTGGAGTTGCCATGGCTTATGCTACCCATTTTCATAAAAGCCTATGGCCGGCCATTATTTATCATAGTGTTGCCAATGCCTATATTCCCATAATGTGCTGGTTCTTTCCCAATGCCTTAAGTTTTTTTGATAAATTTACTGTTTTCTTTTTTTCACAATAA
- a CDS encoding heavy metal-binding domain-containing protein has product MFELSITVISLALGYFIGSAVEKKHYASIRIREQQLANLHVYNTKKLSEEDKKSEYATVLVEGHVVIAIDAFKKLSSALSSFFGGRVKAYESIIDRARREATLRMKEKAQTLKADKIMNFRIITSTIGQQQGDKGTGAAEAIAYGTAFIKLNKNS; this is encoded by the coding sequence ATGTTTGAACTTTCGATAACAGTGATATCACTGGCCTTAGGTTATTTTATAGGTAGTGCAGTAGAAAAAAAGCACTATGCCTCTATACGTATAAGAGAACAGCAGTTAGCAAATCTACATGTTTATAATACAAAAAAATTGAGTGAAGAAGATAAAAAAAGTGAATATGCAACAGTATTGGTTGAAGGACATGTGGTTATTGCTATTGATGCATTTAAAAAACTTAGCAGTGCTTTGAGTAGTTTTTTTGGTGGTAGAGTAAAAGCTTATGAAAGTATCATTGATAGAGCTAGACGTGAAGCAACACTGCGAATGAAAGAAAAAGCTCAAACATTAAAAGCAGATAAAATTATGAATTTTCGTATTATTACTTCCACAATTGGGCAACAGCAGGGTGATAAAGGTACGGGTGCTGCTGAAGCTATTGCTTATGGCACAGCCTTTATTAAACTGAATAAAAACTCATAA
- a CDS encoding alpha/beta fold hydrolase, whose translation MLAHPHPLHGGSLNNKVIDQLFKKFNGYAALRFNFRGVGESSGQYDQGFGELDDLMAVIDYSLKTFDCQLENIVLCGYSFGSWIAWQLTTAHNWKLKALHLIAPPALKYPFNASIPQATNVYIWSAEKDELIDHQNTLDWVEQLRNDAGKKIQHTTIKEADHYFIGKTVSLIDQVLAVLNT comes from the coding sequence GTGCTTGCTCATCCACACCCTTTACATGGGGGTAGTTTAAACAATAAAGTTATTGACCAGCTTTTTAAAAAATTTAATGGCTACGCAGCGTTGCGTTTTAATTTTAGAGGGGTTGGGGAAAGCTCAGGTCAATATGACCAGGGTTTTGGTGAATTGGATGATCTAATGGCGGTCATAGATTATTCACTAAAAACCTTTGACTGTCAGTTAGAAAATATTGTTCTCTGTGGTTACTCTTTTGGATCATGGATAGCTTGGCAACTGACAACAGCACATAATTGGAAGTTAAAAGCATTGCATCTTATTGCACCTCCTGCACTTAAATATCCATTTAACGCAAGCATTCCACAAGCAACCAATGTTTATATTTGGAGTGCTGAAAAAGATGAACTGATTGACCATCAAAATACGCTTGATTGGGTAGAGCAACTGCGCAATGATGCAGGTAAAAAAATTCAGCACACAACAATTAAAGAGGCTGACCATTATTTTATTGGAAAGACGGTCTCTTTAATTGATCAAGTTTTAGCAGTATTGAACACATAA
- a CDS encoding acylphosphatase produces the protein MARRFCAIVQGKVQAVYFRRNTQKQASKLQIQGFVTNLSNGDVKIDAQGSLQSLNKLLQWCQHGPPQARVDKIFVTWDQTTQYSDLKFNIIH, from the coding sequence TTGGCTAGACGATTTTGTGCCATTGTACAGGGAAAGGTTCAAGCTGTTTATTTTAGGAGAAATACCCAAAAACAAGCTTCAAAACTTCAAATTCAAGGATTCGTAACCAACCTTTCTAATGGTGATGTAAAGATTGATGCTCAAGGATCACTGCAAAGCTTAAATAAGTTATTGCAATGGTGCCAGCATGGCCCGCCTCAAGCTAGGGTAGATAAAATTTTTGTAACATGGGATCAAACAACACAATATTCAGATTTAAAGTTTAATATCATACATTAA
- a CDS encoding leucyl aminopeptidase has translation MKKTLMDTYKISFTKSSGYKNVILAIDKNFVLQDNSITLDVAIKSRVETFLNANNQDKEKKVLSFSLYEHGIEQVYLVNVDTKDNAALIERFASLGQKVRSAKIADIALYAWKGASGSGALAAAAEGFLLGSYVFKGYKNLKGYQVDFTGLDIVVSDAEKTKTLEAELDEVKAMVAGTFLTRDLVNEPANIINPSSMEQIARDLAKSGVWKVEVLDQQQIIKKGMNLLNSVGMGSIEKPRLVHLSYRPQGAKKTIAVVGKGVTYDTGGYSLKPQNAMYGMKSDMGGAGTCYGLVSIIAKTGIKVNVDVYTPLVENMVSDRATKPGDVFVAYNGRSVEIENTDAEGRLILADALSYAAEKKPDYIVDMATLTGAIVVALGDEIFAAFTKEDEVFTGIEKAAQASSEKIWRMPLEESYKKMLKSDVADCKNVGTRSGGAITAALFLSEFVGDVPWCHLDIAPTAFSDTNSALFPKGGTGNPVRSMYRWLKSLA, from the coding sequence ATGAAAAAAACATTGATGGATACATATAAAATTAGTTTTACAAAAAGTAGTGGTTACAAAAATGTTATTTTAGCAATAGATAAGAATTTTGTCCTACAAGATAATTCAATAACTCTTGATGTTGCAATTAAATCCAGGGTTGAAACATTTTTAAATGCTAATAACCAAGATAAAGAAAAAAAAGTTCTAAGTTTTTCTCTTTATGAACACGGCATAGAGCAAGTTTATTTGGTTAATGTTGATACAAAAGATAATGCTGCCTTGATTGAAAGATTTGCCAGCTTAGGTCAAAAAGTACGCTCCGCAAAAATCGCTGATATAGCGCTGTATGCTTGGAAAGGTGCCTCTGGCTCAGGAGCTTTAGCGGCTGCTGCAGAAGGTTTTCTTTTAGGAAGCTATGTTTTTAAAGGTTATAAAAACCTTAAGGGTTATCAAGTAGATTTTACTGGCCTAGATATTGTTGTTTCTGATGCTGAAAAAACCAAGACGCTTGAAGCCGAGCTTGATGAAGTTAAAGCTATGGTTGCAGGGACTTTTTTAACCAGAGACCTTGTTAATGAGCCAGCCAATATCATAAACCCATCTAGTATGGAACAAATTGCACGCGACTTAGCCAAATCAGGTGTATGGAAAGTTGAAGTTTTGGATCAGCAGCAGATCATTAAAAAAGGCATGAATTTACTTAATTCTGTGGGTATGGGGAGTATTGAAAAGCCAAGATTGGTACACTTATCCTATAGACCTCAAGGAGCAAAAAAAACAATTGCTGTTGTAGGTAAAGGTGTGACCTATGATACGGGTGGTTACTCTTTAAAACCGCAAAATGCCATGTATGGCATGAAATCAGATATGGGTGGGGCAGGTACATGTTATGGTTTGGTGAGTATTATTGCTAAAACTGGTATTAAAGTTAATGTTGATGTGTACACTCCATTGGTTGAAAATATGGTCAGTGATAGAGCAACTAAGCCGGGAGATGTTTTTGTTGCTTATAATGGTAGAAGTGTAGAAATTGAAAACACAGATGCCGAAGGCCGACTTATCTTAGCGGATGCATTATCTTATGCTGCAGAAAAAAAACCAGATTATATTGTTGATATGGCTACATTAACAGGAGCAATTGTTGTTGCGCTTGGTGATGAAATATTTGCTGCCTTTACCAAAGAAGATGAAGTCTTTACTGGAATTGAGAAAGCTGCGCAGGCATCGTCTGAAAAAATTTGGAGAATGCCTTTAGAAGAGTCTTATAAAAAGATGCTTAAGAGTGATGTTGCCGATTGTAAAAACGTTGGAACGCGTTCAGGCGGCGCAATAACAGCGGCTTTGTTTTTATCAGAGTTTGTTGGTGATGTCCCTTGGTGTCATTTAGATATAGCTCCAACTGCTTTTAGTGATACAAATTCTGCTTTATTTCCTAAAGGCGGTACGGGCAACCCTGTGAGAAGTATGTATCGTTGGTTAAAGAGCTTAGCTTAA
- a CDS encoding YbjQ family protein, producing the protein MILSNLEYVPHKQINQHLGIVSGSTVRAKHAGKDLLAGLKNVFGGELTAYTELLSESREEAMQRMIAQAESLGANAIINIRFSTSSVTAGAAELYVYGTAVKLD; encoded by the coding sequence ATGATTTTAAGTAATTTAGAGTATGTTCCTCATAAACAGATTAACCAACATCTAGGGATTGTTTCAGGCAGTACAGTCAGAGCAAAACATGCAGGTAAAGATTTACTCGCTGGATTAAAAAACGTATTTGGTGGTGAACTAACGGCTTATACTGAACTACTATCTGAGTCTAGAGAAGAAGCCATGCAAAGAATGATTGCACAAGCAGAAAGCTTAGGTGCCAATGCAATTATCAATATAAGGTTTTCAACATCTTCGGTAACCGCTGGAGCAGCTGAATTGTATGTTTATGGAACGGCTGTAAAGTTAGATTAA
- a CDS encoding M48 family metallopeptidase, which yields MPAQKLPNEFVNFSQEHPLKGVLKMLLSLAVIMGLIFVALLLFFQWFAPSISFKTEKKWFSKSFVFSSNKNFLQHNDQYFQDLNNLVQNIARQAGFDQGDIELYIACNDLNNAFAYPGGKLIFNKGLLKTINSENELAMVIGHELGHVLHRDHLKGLGIGLSMGIVAMFIPKDLRSMVTEKMNQWLMLKHNRDQEAKADIEGVKLLYKHYGHVSGAEDFFKKMAKDEASPLNQYEKDWFSTHPSSEKRIDRLNTYILEQDWPKMKLIDYQKDHWDNLCRTSLSE from the coding sequence ATGCCAGCACAAAAATTACCCAATGAATTTGTAAACTTTAGCCAAGAGCACCCTTTAAAAGGTGTGCTAAAAATGTTACTCAGCTTAGCTGTTATTATGGGACTGATTTTTGTTGCTCTGTTATTGTTTTTTCAGTGGTTTGCACCAAGCATCAGTTTTAAAACTGAAAAAAAATGGTTTTCAAAATCATTTGTTTTTTCAAGCAATAAAAACTTTTTGCAACACAATGACCAGTATTTTCAAGATCTAAACAATCTTGTTCAAAATATAGCACGCCAAGCTGGTTTTGATCAGGGTGATATTGAACTATACATTGCGTGCAATGATCTTAACAATGCCTTTGCCTATCCCGGAGGGAAACTTATTTTTAATAAAGGCTTACTCAAGACAATTAACAGTGAAAATGAATTGGCTATGGTTATTGGCCATGAATTAGGACATGTTCTTCATAGAGATCATCTCAAAGGTTTGGGCATAGGATTATCCATGGGGATTGTAGCAATGTTTATCCCAAAAGACCTAAGGTCTATGGTAACTGAAAAAATGAACCAATGGTTAATGTTGAAACATAATAGAGATCAAGAGGCTAAAGCCGATATTGAAGGGGTTAAGCTTTTGTATAAACATTATGGTCATGTTAGTGGTGCAGAAGATTTTTTTAAAAAAATGGCCAAAGATGAAGCGTCACCTTTAAATCAATATGAAAAAGATTGGTTTTCTACACACCCATCGTCAGAAAAACGTATTGATAGACTCAATACTTATATCCTAGAACAAGATTGGCCAAAGATGAAGCTTATAGATTATCAAAAAGATCATTGGGACAACTTATGTCGCACAAGTTTAAGTGAATAA